In Corallococcus caeni, the following are encoded in one genomic region:
- a CDS encoding ArsA family ATPase produces MLESLWSRRAVLVSGKGGVGKTTLSAALAVAAARAGRPVLLAELSPDEGGPSTLAGLLGVKEAGPRVVTAGPNLSFVRLSAPEGHRLFLEETLPVKWLAEAALRSRALRRFLEAGPALKEMGLMFQLLSLLRRTHPDGRMAYPLTVVDLPATGHALALATLPRSILSLMPGGPVGRAVREGLDLLQDPARTGVVVTTLPEPLPVSETLALVGELKDVGLPLSAAVLNRMPEDPFTPESRAALERLLETHGPHRGQRALERLERAREARQRLAAGLSVPHWGMPELALTGMALVERLAELLGSTLEGAASHGGREATP; encoded by the coding sequence GTGCTGGAGTCCTTGTGGAGCAGACGCGCCGTGCTCGTGTCGGGCAAGGGCGGCGTGGGCAAGACGACGCTCTCCGCGGCGCTGGCGGTGGCGGCGGCGCGCGCGGGCCGGCCGGTGCTCCTGGCGGAGCTGTCCCCGGACGAGGGCGGCCCGTCCACGCTCGCGGGGCTCCTGGGCGTGAAGGAGGCCGGGCCCCGCGTGGTGACGGCGGGGCCGAACCTGTCCTTCGTGCGCCTGTCGGCCCCGGAGGGGCACCGGCTGTTCCTGGAGGAGACGCTGCCCGTGAAGTGGCTGGCGGAGGCCGCGCTGCGCTCGCGGGCCCTGCGGCGCTTCCTGGAGGCGGGGCCCGCGCTCAAGGAGATGGGGCTGATGTTCCAGCTGCTGTCGCTCCTGCGCCGCACGCACCCCGACGGCCGCATGGCGTACCCGCTCACGGTGGTGGACCTGCCCGCCACCGGCCACGCGCTGGCGCTGGCCACGCTGCCCCGCAGCATCCTGTCGCTGATGCCGGGCGGGCCCGTGGGAAGGGCGGTGCGGGAGGGGCTGGACCTGCTCCAGGACCCCGCGCGCACGGGCGTGGTGGTCACCACCCTGCCGGAGCCCCTGCCGGTGAGCGAGACGCTGGCGCTGGTGGGAGAGCTGAAGGACGTGGGCCTGCCCCTGTCCGCGGCGGTGCTCAACCGCATGCCGGAGGACCCCTTCACGCCGGAGTCGCGCGCGGCGCTGGAGCGGCTGCTGGAGACGCACGGGCCGCACCGGGGGCAGCGCGCGCTGGAGCGGCTGGAGCGCGCGCGGGAGGCGCGGCAGCGGCTGGCCGCGGGCCTGTCCGTGCCCCACTGGGGCATGCCGGAGCTGGCGCTGACGGGCATGGCGCTGGTGGAGCGGTTGGCGGAGCTCTTGGGGTCCACACTCGAAGGGGCCGCGTCACATGGCGGCCGGGAGGCCACGCCATGA
- a CDS encoding ArsA family ATPase has translation MNLDGLLRDKRIIVLCGAGGVGKTTTAAALGVAAARAGRHVLVLTIDPARRLAEAMGLKENGAEPTTVPPERLYADGPRGTGRLDVWMLEPRVVFERMVRRLSATESAARAILEHRLYRFLSELVAGVQEYAAAEALDGFLAEGHYDLILLDTPPSRHALDFLEAPGRLSRFLDDRVISLFGPDSGRTGRLWQGAQALVGRVLDGIFGGGFAQEMRSFVAAFGGLFAGIRLHSDRLREHLSSKDAAFLLVTSPEAAALREATFFQETLQAKGLPFAGYVLNRSWAREDSLAPAANLKPHASNAADTDAVIGLERLAGVEDARAKAHRSLLARLAEGLPRGALAIAAPDAGADLEDFRGLVHLGDALTVA, from the coding sequence ATGAACCTGGACGGACTGCTGCGCGACAAGCGGATCATCGTGCTGTGCGGCGCGGGCGGCGTGGGCAAGACGACGACGGCGGCGGCGCTGGGCGTGGCCGCGGCCCGCGCGGGGCGCCACGTGCTGGTGCTCACCATCGACCCGGCCCGGCGGCTGGCGGAGGCCATGGGGCTGAAGGAGAACGGCGCGGAGCCCACCACCGTGCCGCCGGAGCGCCTGTACGCGGATGGCCCGCGCGGCACGGGCCGGCTGGACGTGTGGATGCTGGAGCCGCGCGTCGTCTTCGAGCGCATGGTGCGCCGGCTGTCCGCCACGGAGAGCGCCGCGCGCGCCATCCTGGAGCACCGGCTGTACCGCTTCCTGTCGGAGCTGGTCGCGGGCGTGCAGGAGTACGCCGCCGCGGAGGCGCTGGACGGCTTCCTGGCGGAGGGCCACTACGACCTCATCCTCCTGGACACCCCGCCCAGCCGCCACGCGCTGGACTTCCTGGAGGCCCCGGGCCGGCTGTCGCGCTTCCTGGACGACCGGGTCATCTCCCTCTTCGGGCCGGACTCCGGCCGCACCGGCCGGCTGTGGCAGGGCGCGCAGGCGCTGGTGGGCCGCGTGCTGGACGGCATCTTCGGCGGCGGCTTCGCGCAGGAGATGCGCTCCTTCGTCGCCGCCTTCGGAGGGCTGTTCGCCGGCATCCGCCTGCACTCGGACCGGCTGCGGGAGCACCTGTCGTCGAAGGACGCGGCCTTCCTGCTCGTCACCTCGCCGGAGGCCGCCGCCCTGCGCGAGGCCACCTTCTTCCAGGAGACGCTCCAGGCGAAGGGGCTGCCCTTCGCGGGCTACGTGCTCAACCGCAGCTGGGCGCGCGAGGACAGCCTGGCCCCCGCCGCCAACCTGAAGCCGCACGCCAGCAACGCCGCGGACACGGACGCCGTCATCGGGCTGGAGCGCCTGGCGGGCGTGGAGGACGCGCGCGCGAAGGCCCACCGCTCGCTGCTGGCCCGGCTGGCCGAAGGGCTGCCCCGGGGCGCGCTGGCCATCGCCGCGCCGGACGCGGGCGCGGACCTGGAGGACTTCCGGGGACTGGTGCACCTGGGCGACGCGCTCACCGTCGCCTGA
- a CDS encoding CBS domain-containing protein — protein sequence MGTKDYSNGNGRHDLGRADISTPPTDAMATHRSPDVAPPGSRERSESDVSGWSPGRDELPSDRQGRFHRAAAWRMGRVRTDVDDTGAWREDREGERDGGTTGPYGRDSRDTRYANGAGPVRTQGDDTVQEMLPERASYREWDRTGYGGPEPLLRDRQGRGSPASREDLRLRDRMAPRREETFPLDPRLRESRDGSGSSRGRWRREPLTARDIMTRQVRTARRDSTLREVAQLMRDEDCGVVPIVDAEGRLLGLVTDRDLALRAFTGQRAVDGLRAGDVMTEELEAVLPEEDLHGVIELMGRKQVRRIPVVEPDDRLVGIIAMGDIASRADQDEELQEALERISSRRSFWSRLR from the coding sequence ATGGGCACCAAGGACTACAGCAACGGAAACGGCAGGCATGACCTGGGGCGCGCGGACATCTCCACGCCTCCCACCGACGCGATGGCCACGCACCGCTCGCCGGACGTGGCGCCGCCGGGCTCGCGCGAGCGCTCGGAGTCGGACGTCAGCGGTTGGAGCCCCGGGCGCGACGAGCTGCCCTCCGACCGCCAGGGACGCTTCCACCGCGCCGCCGCGTGGCGCATGGGCCGCGTGCGCACGGACGTGGACGACACCGGCGCCTGGCGCGAGGACCGCGAGGGGGAGCGCGACGGCGGCACCACCGGGCCCTACGGCCGCGACAGCCGGGACACGCGCTACGCCAACGGCGCGGGCCCCGTGCGCACCCAGGGCGACGACACCGTCCAGGAGATGCTCCCGGAGCGCGCCAGCTACCGCGAGTGGGACCGCACCGGCTACGGCGGCCCGGAGCCCCTGCTGCGCGACCGGCAGGGCCGCGGCTCACCGGCATCGCGCGAGGACCTGCGCCTGCGCGACCGGATGGCCCCCCGTCGGGAGGAGACCTTCCCGTTGGACCCCCGGCTCCGGGAGTCCCGCGACGGGTCCGGTTCCTCCCGAGGCCGCTGGCGTCGCGAGCCGCTCACCGCGCGCGACATCATGACCCGCCAGGTGCGCACCGCCCGCCGCGACAGCACGTTGCGCGAGGTGGCGCAGCTCATGCGCGACGAGGACTGCGGCGTGGTGCCCATCGTGGACGCGGAGGGGCGGCTGCTGGGGCTGGTCACGGACCGCGACCTCGCGCTGCGCGCCTTCACCGGCCAGCGCGCCGTGGACGGCCTGCGCGCCGGGGACGTGATGACGGAGGAGCTGGAGGCGGTGCTGCCGGAGGAGGACCTGCACGGCGTCATCGAGCTGATGGGCCGCAAGCAGGTGCGCCGCATCCCCGTGGTGGAGCCCGACGACCGGCTGGTGGGCATCATCGCGATGGGGGACATCGCCAGCCGAGCGGATCAGGACGAGGAGCTGCAGGAGGCGCTGGAGCGCATCTCGTCCCGGCGGTCATTCTGGAGCCGGCTGCGCTGA
- a CDS encoding Rieske (2Fe-2S) protein, whose translation MSSSRRDFFKKVLGTGAVVAGLPACAPDIDPAPVLDVQMPGDDGIVALVVQRYPDLSRTGGAVTLRFPGGSGQENLLVMHPSADTYSVLSATCTHVGCPMGFDGTEAVCPCHLSKFNATTGAVTHEPATVPLKTYVCTYNAGTQVLSINIKAGDTAFPSVENGKVTLTFAQFPDLQNTGGMVSGRPTGYGKTIFVFKLEDGTYSAVDSICPHQQCEVGFESSIDGLLCPCHASTFTKTGTVTQGPATSDLKKFTAAADASGVVVTIA comes from the coding sequence GTGAGCTCGTCGCGTCGCGACTTCTTCAAGAAGGTCCTGGGGACGGGCGCCGTGGTGGCGGGGCTGCCGGCGTGCGCGCCGGACATCGACCCCGCGCCGGTGCTGGACGTGCAGATGCCGGGGGACGACGGCATCGTGGCGCTGGTGGTGCAGCGCTACCCGGACCTGTCCCGCACGGGCGGCGCGGTGACGCTGCGCTTCCCGGGTGGCTCCGGGCAGGAGAACCTGCTGGTGATGCACCCGTCCGCGGACACCTACTCGGTGCTGTCCGCCACGTGCACCCACGTGGGCTGCCCCATGGGCTTCGACGGGACGGAGGCCGTGTGCCCCTGCCACCTGTCGAAGTTCAACGCCACGACGGGCGCGGTGACGCACGAGCCCGCCACGGTGCCGCTCAAGACGTACGTGTGCACGTACAACGCGGGCACGCAGGTGCTGAGCATCAACATCAAGGCCGGTGACACCGCCTTCCCGTCGGTGGAGAACGGCAAGGTGACGTTGACCTTCGCCCAGTTCCCGGACCTCCAGAACACGGGCGGCATGGTGAGCGGCCGGCCCACCGGCTACGGAAAGACCATCTTCGTCTTCAAGCTGGAGGACGGGACCTATTCGGCGGTGGACTCCATCTGCCCGCATCAGCAGTGCGAGGTGGGCTTCGAGTCCAGCATCGATGGACTGCTCTGCCCCTGCCACGCGTCCACGTTCACCAAGACGGGCACCGTCACGCAGGGCCCCGCCACCAGCGACCTGAAGAAGTTCACGGCGGCGGCGGACGCGTCCGGCGTGGTCGTCACCATCGCCTGA
- a CDS encoding YceI family protein, whose amino-acid sequence MIARRLVLSAALLLALPAAAQSAKLYSVKKDASSLTYKLIHKMHTVSGKAPPSEGKAVLKPDGTLQVAVRAQVKDFDSQNSNRDTHMLEVTEASKYPLVEVKAVGTGVKTPAAFPASVPVTLKGKLTFHGVTKDVEIPMTVKFDSATQVTADGSFKISLEGYNIERPTLLLVKVEDELVLEPHLVFSEGT is encoded by the coding sequence GTGATTGCTCGACGACTCGTTCTGTCCGCTGCCCTGCTGCTCGCGCTGCCCGCCGCCGCGCAGAGCGCGAAGCTGTACTCGGTGAAGAAGGACGCCAGCTCCCTCACCTACAAGCTCATCCACAAGATGCACACCGTGTCCGGCAAGGCGCCCCCCAGCGAGGGCAAGGCCGTGCTGAAGCCGGACGGCACCCTCCAGGTGGCCGTGCGCGCGCAGGTGAAGGACTTCGACTCGCAGAACTCCAACCGCGACACGCACATGCTGGAGGTGACGGAGGCCTCCAAGTACCCGCTGGTGGAGGTCAAGGCCGTGGGCACCGGCGTGAAGACGCCCGCCGCCTTCCCTGCGTCCGTGCCCGTCACCCTCAAGGGCAAGCTCACCTTCCACGGCGTGACGAAGGACGTGGAGATCCCCATGACGGTGAAGTTCGACTCCGCCACCCAGGTGACGGCGGACGGGTCCTTCAAGATCAGCCTGGAGGGCTACAACATCGAACGCCCCACGCTGCTGCTCGTGAAGGTGGAAGACGAGCTGGTGCTGGAGCCGCACCTCGTCTTCTCGGAGGGCACGTGA